A single genomic interval of bacterium harbors:
- a CDS encoding DUF11 domain-containing protein — MAISKRQNGENLKKKGGDKGMQNAKCKMQKGFSLAVLSLGLMMVLAPETVNAQVGTSGTTANTQILNMATATYVIGGNTRTTTTNISITVGQIYGGSWTVPADKDGIPNGTVEYIYILDNEGNAADTFNLTLGTTSLPSGWTAEIRVNGVATTTLTLAEDAVGTFAVRVSISATAQNGDKGTVSITTTTTDDGGTYTVGNWIYGGLDLLSDTRTTTAQSAVITLTKTIYSYGTPTGYEGSNSYIPGGTITYMITYRNEGAATATDVTITDIIPAHTTYAPETMRIGTSGATYESANVEDDDDGESPPCANWNITTTGAVTFKLGDVRPNAEGRLFFRVYIK; from the coding sequence GGTTTCTCATTAGCTGTGCTAAGCTTAGGGCTGATGATGGTTTTAGCACCAGAGACAGTTAATGCACAAGTAGGGACGAGTGGGACGACTGCAAATACACAGATACTTAACATGGCAACTGCTACCTATGTAATAGGTGGTAACACCAGAACTACCACCACGAATATCTCTATCACAGTAGGACAGATATACGGTGGTAGCTGGACTGTCCCGGCAGATAAGGATGGTATACCCAATGGAACGGTAGAGTATATCTATATTCTAGATAACGAGGGGAATGCCGCAGATACCTTTAACTTAACCTTAGGTACTACCAGTTTGCCAAGCGGTTGGACTGCCGAAATTCGAGTAAATGGTGTTGCGACGACTACTCTTACCTTAGCTGAAGATGCTGTTGGCACATTTGCAGTCAGAGTATCAATATCAGCTACGGCACAAAATGGTGATAAAGGGACGGTAAGTATAACAACAACTACTACTGACGATGGTGGGACATATACGGTTGGTAATTGGATATACGGCGGGTTAGACTTGCTCAGCGACACAAGAACAACTACAGCACAGTCAGCAGTGATAACTCTGACCAAAACTATTTATTCATACGGAACACCAACAGGATATGAAGGTAGTAACTCATATATACCAGGTGGGACGATAACTTACATGATTACCTACCGCAATGAGGGTGCAGCCACAGCAACAGATGTGACAATTACTGATATAATCCCAGCTCATACAACTTATGCTCCGGAGACAATGAGAATAGGGACTTCAGGCGCTACCTATGAAAGTGCTAATGTCGAAGATGATGATGATGGAGAATCACCACCTTGTGCAAATTGGAACATTACCACTACTGGTGCAGTAACATTTAAACTGGGTGATGTTAGACCTAATGCAGAGGGAAGATTATTCTTTAGAGTATACATCAAGTAG
- a CDS encoding T9SS type A sorting domain-containing protein produces MKKTKFYQVMITICTILVSLQAPIVSAQLTPAGTIVTNGGDNVILSYNNKEHNVCNVVSFPVGQVYELSLTNLTGVGLSISPGETVYYSYTVKNTGNGTDTIHLSCEITQGSGGTWTARLVSSNPGTGSIPPSINIPPDTTYSYYIKVTSPITSTPEDYCVIRAIAKNSYYHTHNSSDGWPIGASADIQTDAITTTILPIGIISKIVLSSNITTIQVDAPSTLFTIQTQDKYNNPVNVGTDTLICLNSTSPTGKFATSNIGPWDDTLLVIIPNGSNTVSFYYKDTNNGIFIITATEYPDMGWIEGKRQIVIVVGDISKVTNYPNPFDMTTINSISIGPLPLNTQVKIYTLDLRLVRTLYEQNGEVIWDGRNEGGEKVASGIYIYLVESDKGHKVGKITLIK; encoded by the coding sequence ATGAAAAAGACAAAATTCTATCAGGTAATGATAACTATTTGTACTATATTAGTATCTTTGCAAGCTCCTATTGTATCTGCTCAGCTTACTCCAGCAGGAACTATCGTTACCAATGGTGGAGATAATGTTATCTTAAGTTATAATAATAAAGAACATAATGTCTGCAATGTTGTAAGTTTTCCAGTAGGACAGGTGTATGAACTCTCACTTACTAATCTCACAGGTGTAGGGTTAAGTATTTCTCCTGGAGAGACAGTTTATTATAGCTATACCGTGAAGAATACAGGAAATGGAACTGATACTATACACTTATCTTGTGAGATAACCCAAGGCTCTGGAGGAACCTGGACTGCACGATTAGTTTCATCTAATCCAGGAACTGGTTCTATTCCTCCTTCTATAAATATTCCACCAGATACTACTTATTCTTATTATATCAAAGTTACCTCTCCTATAACTTCAACTCCAGAAGACTACTGTGTTATCAGAGCAATAGCAAAGAATTCTTATTATCATACCCATAACAGTAGCGATGGTTGGCCAATAGGAGCAAGTGCTGATATTCAAACTGATGCTATAACTACTACGATATTACCTATCGGAATTATAAGTAAAATAGTGTTAAGTAGTAATATTACAACAATACAAGTGGATGCACCATCAACCTTATTTACTATTCAGACTCAAGATAAGTATAATAATCCTGTTAATGTTGGTACTGATACTTTAATTTGTTTAAATTCTACCTCTCCAACGGGTAAATTTGCTACTTCAAATATAGGGCCATGGGATGATACACTATTAGTTATTATTCCTAATGGAAGTAATACTGTCAGTTTCTATTATAAAGATACCAATAATGGTATCTTCATCATTACTGCTACAGAATATCCAGATATGGGTTGGATTGAGGGCAAAAGACAGATAGTCATTGTTGTAGGAGACATTAGCAAAGTAACTAATTATCCCAATCCGTTTGATATGACGACAATCAACAGTATCTCTATTGGACCATTACCACTTAATACACAGGTTAAAATATATACCTTAGATTTGAGATTAGTTCGGACATTATACGAGCAAAATGGAGAGGTGATTTGGGATGGTAGAAATGAAGGAGGAGAGAAGGTAGCAAG
- a CDS encoding DUF11 domain-containing protein: protein MAISKKQNVENFRKKGGDKEMQNAKSKMQKGFLLAVLSLGLMMVLAPETVNAQVGTSGTTANTQILNMATATYVIGGNTRTTTTNISITVGQIYGGSWTVPADKDGIPNGTVEYIYTLDNKGNAADTFNLTLGTTSLPSGWTAEIRVNGVATTTITLAEDAVGTFAVRVSISATAQNGDKGTVSITTTTTADGGTYTVGNWIYGGLDLLSDTRTTTAQSAVITLTKTIYSYGTPTGYGGSNSYVPGGTITYMITYRNEGAATATDVTITDIIPAHTTYAPETMRIGTSGATYESAEYDKADDDDDGSESPPCANWNITTTGAVTFKLGDVRPNAEGRLFFRVYIK from the coding sequence ATGGCAATTTCAAAAAAACAAAATGTAGAAAATTTTAGAAAGAAAGGAGGTGATAAAGAAATGCAAAATGCAAAAAGCAAAATGCAAAAAGGTTTCTTATTAGCTGTGCTAAGCTTAGGGCTGATGATGGTTTTAGCACCAGAGACAGTTAATGCACAAGTAGGGACGAGTGGGACGACTGCAAATACACAGATACTTAACATGGCAACTGCTACCTATGTAATAGGTGGTAACACCAGAACTACCACCACGAATATCTCTATCACAGTAGGACAGATATACGGTGGTAGCTGGACTGTCCCGGCAGATAAGGATGGTATACCCAATGGAACGGTAGAGTATATCTATACTCTAGATAACAAGGGGAATGCCGCAGATACCTTTAACTTAACCTTAGGTACTACCAGTTTGCCAAGTGGTTGGACTGCCGAAATTCGAGTAAATGGTGTTGCGACGACTACTATTACCTTAGCTGAAGATGCTGTTGGCACATTTGCAGTCAGAGTATCAATATCAGCTACGGCACAAAATGGTGATAAAGGGACGGTAAGTATAACAACAACTACTACTGCCGATGGTGGGACATATACGGTTGGTAATTGGATATACGGTGGATTAGACTTGCTCAGCGACACAAGAACAACTACAGCACAGTCAGCAGTGATAACTCTGACCAAAACTATTTATTCATACGGAACACCAACAGGATATGGAGGTAGTAACTCATATGTACCAGGTGGGACGATAACTTACATGATTACCTACCGCAATGAGGGTGCAGCCACAGCAACAGATGTGACAATTACTGATATAATTCCAGCTCATACAACTTATGCTCCGGAGACAATGAGAATAGGGACTTCAGGCGCTACCTATGAAAGTGCTGAATATGATAAGGCTGATGATGATGATGATGGTTCAGAATCACCACCTTGTGCAAATTGGAACATTACCACTACTGGCGCAGTAACATTTAAACTGGGTGATGTTAGACCTAATGCAGAGGGAAGATTATTCTTTAGAGTATACATCAAGTAG